Genomic DNA from Longimicrobium sp.:
GCAGCTTGAGGCCGTAGTAGGTGATGGGCGGGTACAGCCCGTCGGCCAGCGACCAGCCGACGACGTACGCCGCGTTCCCCTGGAACACGCCGAAGAAGTTCGGGTGCTCCCAGGTGCCGAAGAGCACCTGCTCGAACACCTTCACCACCACGCTGAAGGTGGCGAAGAGCACGAACTGGAGCCACATCGGCTGCGTGCGCCACACTCCCAGGTACAGGAACGTCAGGCAGACGCCGATCCACACGAAGGTGTGCAGGAAGTTGTTCACCCAGGGGAGGAAGCTCATCACCCCCGCGCGGAAGAGCAGGTAGTTGGCGATGAAGACCGACACCGCCCACGCCGAGCCGACCAGGAGCGCCGTGGAGCGCTCCTCCGGCTCCAGGCGCGGCTTGATCACGCGGATCGCGGCGAACAGCCCCGCGTAGAGGAGGAGCGCCGCCGCAACCGTCAGCGGAGTGACCGTGTGCATCGCGCCCTCCCTCTAGCGGGCCTCGTGGATGCGCGGCGCGGCGTAGTGCGCCAGCGCCATCACCGTGAGCTGCGGGTTCACGGTGGTGGAGGTGGGGAACACGCTCGCGTCGCAGACGAACAGGTTCTGGTAGCCGTGCACGCGGAAGCCGGGGTCCACCACCCCCAGCGACGGGTCGCGGGAGACGGCGTTGCCGCCCTGCGGGTGCCCGGTGCCCAGCGTCAGCTCGTACGGGTCGAGGGCGACGGCCGGGAGCTGCGCCAGCATGTTGGGGTGCGTGAACTCCAGGTACCGCCACGAGTTCAGCATCAGCCTCCGCGCGCCCGCGGCGAAGAGGATCTGCCCCAGCTCCATCAGCGCGTCGGCCAGCTTGCGCCGGTCGCCGTCGGTGGGCCTGTAGTGCACCGCCGCCCCGCCGGTGAGCGCGTCGCCGATGCTGCCGTTGCGCTCGGTGCCCACCAGCACCCCCACCGCCATCAGCCGGCGGTAGGCGCGCATGTTGTGGTAGTGGTCCTCGAACCAGCCGGGCATGTTCACCGCCTGCGAGACGGGCGGGTTGAACCAGGTCTCGTACACCCACCCGCGCTCGGGGCGCGGCACGCCGAAGTGCGAGATCTGCAGCCCGTCGAAGGCGTCCATCGGGTCGTCGAACTCGGCGGTGAACGGCGCGCCCAGGTTGAAGCTCACGTGGCGCCCCACCGGGAGCCCGGCGCCGATCCGGCTCTGCTTGAGGAGGTAGCTGGAGGCGATGGGGCCGGCCGCCACCACGAACTTGCGGGCCCGCACCCGCAGCGTGCGCCCGTCGGGGAGCTTCGCCACGGCCTCGGTGGCCCGGCCGGCGCCGTCGGTGGCGATCCGCTGCACCGGGGCCTCGGAGAAGATGCGCACCCGGTCGGCGCCGAAGTCGCGCTGCGCCCAGGGGAGCGCCGTCTCCAGCATGGAGAGCTTGGCGCCGTAGCGGCAGCCGATGTTGCAGTAGCCGCACCCCAGGCAGCCGGCGATGTTGGCGTCCACCGCGGCCGTGCGCAGCTGCTCCGGCGTGAGCCCCAGCCGCGCGACGCCCTCCAGGTACTTCGGGAACGAGGGGTTGAGCCGGTTGTGCGGGTTGTAGGGCGTGCCCTCGTCCTGGGAGCGGATCTTCAGCCACTCCTTCACCTGCTCGGTGCTGCGCCGGTACTCGTCGGCGTCGATCCCGGCGCGCAGCTCCTCGTTCCAGCGCCGCAGCACGTGGTCGGGGGTGGCGAACGACACCGCGTTGTTGATCACCGTGCTCCCGCCCACGCAGCTCCCCTGCAGCACCGTGAAGCGGAAGTCCTCGGTCTGCTGGAAGGCGCCGTCGGAGTACAGCTTCCCGATCATCTCCACCTCGTCGGGGACGAACTCCTTCGGCGGCACGTACATCCCGCGCTCCAGCACCACCACCGACGCCGAGGGGTCCATGCCGGCGAGCTGGTAGGCCAGCACCGCGCCCCCCGCCCCGCTGCCGATCACGCAGATGTCGGCGTCCACCACCTCGTGGCCCACGTCGTCCGGCTGGTGCACGCGGAGCTTCGGCTCGCTGGGCTTCAGCAGCCCCAGCGTGCGCAGCTCCTCGGCGCGCGGGCGGGCTTCGAACACCCGGTAGCCCACCGTGGCGTGGGCGCGCGGGTCGTTGTAGTAGCCCACGTAGGTGACCTGCTTGCCGATGCGGATCACCGCCTGCACCAGGCGCCGGAAGACGTCGGGAAGGAGCGGGAGGAGCACGTCGGCGAAGAAGTGCCGCTTCAGGTGGTCCAGCCGCCCCTCCTGGTCCAGTTCGGAGAGCGGCGCCTTGAGGTAGAGCACCGGGTGCGCCTGGATCGCCACCAGCGCGGCGCGCTGCACCCACTTGCGCTTGGTGCGGATCTTCGCGACGTACTGGTCGACGTTGCGGGCCACCTCGGGCGCGGGGACGGCGCGCTCGGGGCCCAGCACCAGCACGTCGGAGAGCCCGATCAGCGTGCGGTACTGCCCGGGGCTCAGGAACCGGGGCTTCAGCCAGCGGCGGAAGCAGTGGTTCTTCACCAGCCAGGTCCCGATCGCGAGAGCCGCCTCGGCCAGGACCGTCACCCACATCAGCGTGCCGACGGTCGTCGTCCACCCCAGGAGGGTGACCACGGCCCCACGGTCGGCGAGGACGAGCGCCAGCAGCCCCGCCAGCGCGGTGAGGACCAGCCCGGCCGACACCACGCTGGCGGCGGGGAGCCGCTGGCGCGGCCGGTGGGCCACGTAAAGCGCCGCCAGCGCCAGGGCCGCCCCCCACCCCGCCGCGTGCGCGGCCAGCAGCGGCTCGGCGAACACCTGCCGCAGCCCGGCGGTGAACGGCCCCACGGCGGCTGCCGCGGCGAGGGCGGCGCCGGCCAGCGCGACCGGCACCAGCGGGACGCGGATGGCGCCCGCCTCGAGCCCCTGGGTCCAGTCCGGCCAATCGGGAGCGCCCTGCTTGGCGCGCGCCTCCCGGGCCGCGCGCGCCCCCTGGAGCACCAGGGAGGCGACCAGCACGTCGAGCGTCACCGACGCCGCGAGCACCCACGGCGCCGCCGCGCCGGCCACGCCCGCGACGGCGTACGCCGTCCCGGCGGCGGCGGATACGATGAGCGCCGCCGCCAGCGCGTGCGCCAGCCCGCCGCGCCGGCGCGGGTCGCCGCCCGCGTACATGCACAGCAGCATCAGCACGGCGGCGCGCCCGGCGGCCGCGTCCACCCAGGGCGGCTGGCGGAGCGCCTCGCGCCAGGGGCCGGGGACCACCGCGCCCAGCAGCGCCAGCGCCGCCAGGGCGAAGTACAGCATGGCGGCCAGGTGGAGCGTGCGCTTCAGGGCCCGCTCGGGGTCGGTGAGCGTCTCCAGCGGGAGCGGCGCGTCGGGCCCCGGGAGCCCGGCGAGCGCGGGGACGGGGACTCTGGCCTCGGCGAGGGTCTCGGTGGTGCTCATGGGAGCTCTCTCCGGCCCGCGGCGGAGTGGTCGCCGGAAGGCCGCCGGTGAAGGTGAACGGGAGGGGAATGAAAGAGGCGCGGCGCGGCGGAGGCCGCGGGCGCGGGGACTTCCGAAGGGGGAGGGCTCCGCGGCGCGGAAATCCTCTCAGGTCAATTGTAGGGGTCGAATCCGGGCGGTCAAGGCTCTCGTCGCGCTGGCCGACAGGCAGCGGGTGGGCGCACGGGTGAGGAAGTTCGGGGATGGATCAGGAGTCCGGATGGGCGGGCCGCCGCTCCGCGGGAGAGCGGCGGCATCTGCTCTAAGCGGCCCGCCTCCGTGCGGCCACGCGGCGGGGCTTCGCCGGAGGAGTCTCCTCCACGGGGGATTCGCCCAGCTCACCCAGCGGCTCCAGGCGGATCTCGGCGCGGCGGCCCAGCGCATGGCAGACCTCCGCGAGAGTGCGCAGCGTCATGTTGCGCGCGCCGCTCAGCAGGGCGGTGACGTTCGCCCGGCTGGTCCCCAGCATCCGCGCGAGCTCGGCGCGCGAGACGCCGGCCTGCTCCATCAGCCCGGCGATCTGCTCGGTGGTCCACAGGACGAGGCGTTCCTGCTCGTACTCGCGGCGCGCCTCCGGCGTGGCGGTCTGCCGCTCGGTCCACTCGCGGTTCCTCATCGCCTCCACCCTTTCTGGTCGAAGTACCAGCGCCGGCGCTCTTCGGCCCGCTCCAGGTCGGCGCGGCTGTGCTTGTCCTGCTTCTTGATCACGGCGTGCGCCAGCATCACGTGGCGGTCCGGCGTGAAGAAGCAGTAGATGCGGATCTGGAAGCTCTTGAATTCCCAGATCTCGTCGCGGTCGGCGAGCTTCTTGAACTTCGTGTCGTTCGAGATGCGTCCCGCCTCTCCCAGCATCTCGAACATCACGTCGAGCTTCCGTCGGTCGCCTGGCTCCAGTGCATCCAGGAAGTCGCCCACCGGATCGGAGCGGTCCGCCAGCTCCAGGCACTGGATCGTGAACCTGGCTCCGACGTATTCCGGAGGACGCGGCATCAAGCGCCTCCCGGCAAGGGACCGGAAGCATATGTTAACATATAGATTAACATCAAGCAAGTCGGCTGGAGGGGTACGTCTCGGAAGGAATCCGGACGGAGGAAACACAAACGTACAACTCCTGACAGTCGGTTGCAAGGGATGCGTCTCCGAAAAACGAAGCAACGCCCCCGCCGGCGAAGGCGGGGGCGTTGCGGTTCATTCTCCGGACGCGTGCCCTACTGCACCACCACCGTCGCCCGCATGGACGGGTGCGGCTCGCAGTGGTAGGGGTTGCTCCCGGCCTGCGTGAAGGTGCGGCGGAAGACGGCGAAGCGCGGCAGCACGTTCGAGTCCCAGACGTCCGCGTCGGACGTGCTGGAGTGCTGCGAGGGGCCGCAGTTCACCCAGACCACCTCCTGTCCCGACGCCACGGTGACCTGCGCCGGCGAGAACTGGAAGTCGGAGATGCGCACCACGTTGGCCGGCTGGGTGCCCGTGCAGAGCTCCTCGCCGTCGGTGGCGGTGATGCCGCCGCGGTCGGAGAAGCACCCGGCCAGCGACGACGCCGCCACCAGGGCCGCGAACGCCGCGCACGCGAAGCTGTAGGTCGAATGCGCTTTCATCGGACCACCACCGTGCCCTTCATGAAGGGGTGCGGAGTGCAGTGGAAGGGGTAGGTCCCCGGGCGCGTGAAGGTGTAGCGCCACGTCCCTCCGCTCTGGACGAGCCCCGAGTCGAACGAGTTGTCGTCGGCCGTCACCGTGTGCGCCAGCGGGTCGTTGTTGGTCCACTCCACCGTGGTGCCGGCCTCGATCTCGATGCGCGCCGGCACGA
This window encodes:
- a CDS encoding type II toxin-antitoxin system RelE/ParE family toxin; translated protein: MPRPPEYVGARFTIQCLELADRSDPVGDFLDALEPGDRRKLDVMFEMLGEAGRISNDTKFKKLADRDEIWEFKSFQIRIYCFFTPDRHVMLAHAVIKKQDKHSRADLERAEERRRWYFDQKGWRR
- a CDS encoding helix-turn-helix transcriptional regulator: MRNREWTERQTATPEARREYEQERLVLWTTEQIAGLMEQAGVSRAELARMLGTSRANVTALLSGARNMTLRTLAEVCHALGRRAEIRLEPLGELGESPVEETPPAKPRRVAARRRAA
- a CDS encoding plastocyanin/azurin family copper-binding protein produces the protein MKAHSTYSFACAAFAALVAASSLAGCFSDRGGITATDGEELCTGTQPANVVRISDFQFSPAQVTVASGQEVVWVNCGPSQHSSTSDADVWDSNVLPRFAVFRRTFTQAGSNPYHCEPHPSMRATVVVQ
- a CDS encoding GMC family oxidoreductase, producing the protein MSTTETLAEARVPVPALAGLPGPDAPLPLETLTDPERALKRTLHLAAMLYFALAALALLGAVVPGPWREALRQPPWVDAAAGRAAVLMLLCMYAGGDPRRRGGLAHALAAALIVSAAAGTAYAVAGVAGAAAPWVLAASVTLDVLVASLVLQGARAAREARAKQGAPDWPDWTQGLEAGAIRVPLVPVALAGAALAAAAAVGPFTAGLRQVFAEPLLAAHAAGWGAALALAALYVAHRPRQRLPAASVVSAGLVLTALAGLLALVLADRGAVVTLLGWTTTVGTLMWVTVLAEAALAIGTWLVKNHCFRRWLKPRFLSPGQYRTLIGLSDVLVLGPERAVPAPEVARNVDQYVAKIRTKRKWVQRAALVAIQAHPVLYLKAPLSELDQEGRLDHLKRHFFADVLLPLLPDVFRRLVQAVIRIGKQVTYVGYYNDPRAHATVGYRVFEARPRAEELRTLGLLKPSEPKLRVHQPDDVGHEVVDADICVIGSGAGGAVLAYQLAGMDPSASVVVLERGMYVPPKEFVPDEVEMIGKLYSDGAFQQTEDFRFTVLQGSCVGGSTVINNAVSFATPDHVLRRWNEELRAGIDADEYRRSTEQVKEWLKIRSQDEGTPYNPHNRLNPSFPKYLEGVARLGLTPEQLRTAAVDANIAGCLGCGYCNIGCRYGAKLSMLETALPWAQRDFGADRVRIFSEAPVQRIATDGAGRATEAVAKLPDGRTLRVRARKFVVAAGPIASSYLLKQSRIGAGLPVGRHVSFNLGAPFTAEFDDPMDAFDGLQISHFGVPRPERGWVYETWFNPPVSQAVNMPGWFEDHYHNMRAYRRLMAVGVLVGTERNGSIGDALTGGAAVHYRPTDGDRRKLADALMELGQILFAAGARRLMLNSWRYLEFTHPNMLAQLPAVALDPYELTLGTGHPQGGNAVSRDPSLGVVDPGFRVHGYQNLFVCDASVFPTSTTVNPQLTVMALAHYAAPRIHEAR